A window of Ranitomeya variabilis isolate aRanVar5 chromosome 2, aRanVar5.hap1, whole genome shotgun sequence contains these coding sequences:
- the UTS2B gene encoding urotensin-2B yields MLPKASSVHLCLGTLTFLFIISIQSAEGKPYLLQENELYPEKDANHQDMLFTLLLNKHLPIRRPSHLELELESKLEELEQLEKLKEQILEEKSGDVSFAMDRLPPSHPNKRACFWKYCV; encoded by the exons ATGTTGCCTAAAGCTTCTTCTGTACATCTCTGCCTTGGGACTTTAACTTTCCTTTTTATAATCTCCATTCAATCAGCTGAAGGCAAACCTTATCTGTTGCAAG AAAATGAATTGTATCCAGAAAAAGATGCCAACCACCAAGATATGCTCTTCACGCTCCTTCTAAATAAGCACTTGCCCATAAGAAGACCCTCACACTTAG AGTTGGAGCTCGAAAGCAAGTTAGAAGAACTGGAACAG CTAGAAAAACTGAAGGAACAGATTTTGGAAGAGAAGTCTGGTGACGTGTCATTTGCTATGGACAGGCTCCCACCTTCACATCCAAACAAAAGAG CCTGTTTCTGGAAATACTGTGTGTGA